Proteins encoded within one genomic window of Halorussus salilacus:
- a CDS encoding DUF7114 family protein, giving the protein MEAAARARRAGRRAVRDVSPDPLRERIHALLDESAMVPGVLTLSSARAVEGPSASTAGIEDRAAGVQLIYEGLRLTRALAADVPWDRDPPHTDGNVAILAADVMVARGFSLLASTEAADKAVETVKSFGRDETDDQQGRESRPHALEVDVFELAVLAGTTAFGVEPPESLLAYVEDLAASLGGDRPDPPESVPEEVAKAMADVPTPRRFESADEARPSATDP; this is encoded by the coding sequence AGACGTTTCGCCGGACCCCCTCCGCGAGCGAATCCACGCGCTCCTGGACGAGTCGGCGATGGTGCCGGGCGTGTTGACCCTCTCGTCGGCCCGCGCCGTCGAGGGGCCGAGCGCGAGCACCGCCGGAATCGAGGACCGCGCGGCGGGGGTCCAGCTCATCTACGAGGGACTCAGGCTCACCCGCGCGCTCGCGGCCGACGTGCCGTGGGACCGCGACCCGCCCCACACCGACGGCAACGTCGCCATCCTCGCGGCCGACGTGATGGTCGCCCGGGGGTTCTCACTGCTCGCGAGCACCGAGGCCGCCGACAAGGCGGTCGAGACGGTCAAGTCGTTCGGCCGCGACGAGACCGACGACCAGCAGGGCCGCGAGAGCCGCCCCCACGCGCTCGAAGTAGACGTGTTCGAACTCGCGGTGCTGGCGGGCACGACCGCCTTCGGGGTCGAGCCCCCCGAGTCCCTGCTGGCCTACGTCGAGGACCTCGCGGCCTCGCTCGGCGGCGACCGACCGGACCCCCCCGAGTCGGTCCCCGAGGAGGTCGCGAAGGCGATGGCCGACGTGCCGACCCCCCGGCGGTTCGAGTCGGCCGACGAGGCCCGCCCGTCGGCCACCGATCCCTGA
- a CDS encoding amphi-Trp domain-containing protein, with translation MGELETEAEKTRSEIASYLREFADQLDGGGDVTLELGGQQVALNPTNPVTFKLEGESDWSEGDTEAKQSIEFELVWWRDAQTPQEGTLDTGTGGE, from the coding sequence ATGGGAGAACTCGAAACTGAAGCAGAGAAAACGCGGTCCGAGATCGCTTCGTACCTCCGGGAGTTCGCAGACCAACTCGACGGTGGCGGGGATGTGACGCTCGAACTCGGCGGTCAGCAGGTGGCGTTGAACCCGACGAATCCGGTGACCTTCAAGTTGGAAGGCGAGTCCGACTGGTCGGAGGGCGATACGGAGGCCAAACAGAGCATCGAGTTCGAATTAGTCTGGTGGCGTGACGCCCAGACACCGCAAGAGGGAACGTTAGATACCGGTACCGGGGGAGAGTAA
- a CDS encoding AI-2E family transporter encodes MNLSKGFLLALVAVLLVLSVLLVHPFLQYVLGAVLLAYVLYPLQVRFEAYTSPMVAALSLVVLAVAGFVAPFVVVFWTVADSAERILQDFDADAMQTELLQARIEELTGREVDIAEGLVGSGREIGTVVFERSTEAFGTITFHLIGVALALFLVYYLLKDGSELLDWCYRTIPLPRDIQRDLYAEIDDVMWGVLVGHIFVGIVQGVVAGVGLAVTGVPNAVFWTAVMIVLAMVPLVGAIPVWGGAVVYLYLTGAPLLAVGLFVYSVIVVGLTDDYLRPFAVDRYAKLNPAVILIGILGGAYAFGIMGLFFGPVVLGALKATLRVGLDNWSRLDRRDIG; translated from the coding sequence GTGAATCTCAGTAAGGGGTTTCTCCTCGCTCTCGTTGCCGTCCTCCTCGTCCTGTCGGTCCTACTGGTTCACCCGTTTCTCCAGTACGTCCTCGGTGCCGTACTCCTCGCTTACGTGCTCTATCCGCTCCAAGTCCGCTTCGAAGCGTACACGTCGCCGATGGTGGCTGCGCTCTCTCTCGTCGTGCTGGCAGTTGCGGGGTTCGTCGCACCGTTCGTCGTAGTCTTTTGGACCGTGGCGGATAGTGCCGAGCGAATCCTCCAGGACTTCGACGCTGACGCGATGCAGACCGAGTTACTACAGGCCCGAATCGAGGAGCTCACCGGACGAGAGGTCGATATCGCCGAGGGACTCGTCGGCTCAGGGCGAGAAATCGGGACCGTCGTGTTCGAACGGTCGACCGAAGCATTCGGGACGATCACCTTCCACCTCATCGGGGTCGCGCTGGCGCTCTTTCTCGTCTACTACCTCCTCAAAGACGGCAGCGAACTGCTCGACTGGTGTTACCGGACGATTCCCCTCCCGAGAGACATCCAGCGCGACCTCTACGCCGAGATCGACGACGTGATGTGGGGCGTTCTGGTCGGACACATCTTTGTCGGCATCGTCCAGGGGGTCGTCGCTGGGGTCGGACTCGCCGTCACTGGCGTTCCAAACGCGGTGTTCTGGACGGCCGTCATGATCGTTCTCGCGATGGTTCCGCTCGTCGGTGCGATCCCGGTCTGGGGCGGGGCGGTGGTCTACCTGTATCTCACGGGCGCACCGTTGCTCGCCGTCGGATTGTTCGTCTACAGCGTCATCGTGGTCGGACTCACCGACGACTATCTCCGGCCATTCGCCGTCGACAGGTATGCGAAACTCAATCCCGCCGTCATCCTCATCGGTATCCTCGGAGGCGCGTACGCATTCGGAATCATGGGACTGTTCTTCGGCCCGGTCGTCCTGGGCGCGCTCAAGGCCACCCTCCGCGTCGGCTTGGATAACTGGTCCCGGCTCGACAGGCGAGACATCGGCTGA
- a CDS encoding DUF2267 domain-containing protein, which produces MHFDEFTGQVQHRLELPGTAETLRAIRATLMTVGQRIPEGAAEDLAASLPMEIKWYMTGAVHEHGQRFDWREFLSRVSEIEGIDRPEAAYHARVIMDLVSTAVPESDFWQLRDQLPESEDDEDWGQLFEVTDAGGWGEAQEKQTGGGPQSDAESEAEPGETPE; this is translated from the coding sequence ATGCACTTCGATGAATTTACAGGCCAAGTACAGCATCGACTCGAACTTCCGGGGACTGCCGAGACGTTGCGGGCGATTCGGGCGACCCTCATGACGGTCGGGCAACGAATACCGGAGGGGGCGGCCGAGGACCTCGCCGCTTCGCTTCCGATGGAGATCAAGTGGTACATGACGGGCGCTGTGCACGAACACGGCCAGCGGTTCGATTGGCGGGAATTCCTCTCGCGAGTCAGCGAGATCGAGGGCATAGACCGGCCGGAGGCGGCGTACCACGCCCGAGTTATCATGGACCTCGTGAGCACCGCGGTACCGGAGTCCGATTTCTGGCAGTTACGCGACCAACTCCCCGAGAGCGAAGACGACGAGGACTGGGGACAGCTGTTCGAGGTGACCGACGCGGGTGGCTGGGGCGAGGCACAGGAGAAACAGACGGGCGGCGGTCCGCAGTCCGACGCCGAAAGCGAAGCCGAACCGGGGGAGACGCCCGAGTGA